One window from the genome of Candidatus Zixiibacteriota bacterium encodes:
- a CDS encoding vitamin B12-dependent ribonucleotide reductase: MKIQRYFTRDGESPYSRIPFAKRSSRIVNPDGSVVFELKDIHVPEAWSQVAVDILAQKYFRKAGVPLRDEDGRPVLDEKGQPKTGGETDSRQVFHRLAGCWRYWGERYGYFSGEADARAFAEELSYMLAAQIAAPNSPQWFNTGLNWAYNITGPAQGHYYVDEETHTLTETKSAYERPQPHACFIQSINDDLVNEGGIMDLWVREARLFKYGSGTGTNFSRLRSLGEPLSGGGCSSGLMSFLKIGDRAAGAIKSGGTTRRAAKMVTLNLDHPDIQAFIAWKVTEEQKVATMVAGSRIIRDQLRAIARAARGAGSNGAAACETDPEKNAALKEALRTARRFAVPQAYIKKVLDLLRQGISDIDFIELDTNWEGEAYATVSGQNSNNSVRIPNRFFEKLKEGGNWELIRRTDNQTARTVPAAELWEEICYAAWSCADPGVQFDTTINEWHTCPEDGRINASNPCSEYMFLDDTACNLASINLVKFVRDDGSFDIEGFFHAVRLWTVVLEISVLMASYPSRPIAQRSYEFRTLGLGYANLGTLLMRLGIPYDSPEAYTWCGVITAMLTGQAYVTSAEMARELGPFPGFWRNREHMLRVIRNHRRAAYNADKAEYEGLTIKPIGINGTYVPEELVHAARRVWDRALEMGETHGYRNAQVSVIAPTGTIGLVMDCDTTGIEPDFALVKFKKLAGGGYFKIINNSVPIALHRLGYTERQIADIINYATGHKTLKGAPFINHESLQAKGFGDREIEKIEEGLGDVFDISFAFNKHTLGEDFLRETLNLPPEHYNDFSFNLLRDLGFTREQIDAANEYCCGTMTLEGAPQLDEKHLPIFDCANRCGKKGKRYISFEAHIRMMAAAQPFISGAISKTINMPAEAALEDVKRAYRLAWETMNKAIAIYRDGSKLSQPLSASLLGEDEEEEAPQLAVEILAEQAARKLVYRYIAKRRKLPNRRAGYTQKAVVGGHKIYLRTGEYADGTLGEIFVDMHREGAAFRSLMNSFAIAVSLGLQHGVPLEEFVEAFLFSRFEPNGFVRGNHAIKRATSIIDYIFRELAITYLGRTDLAQVSDDDLRHDAIGVPADETAEFIEEKAVDYGASGSRKSDDIHSDHIEIDLGGNGHGNGNGHKPDNHSATGGNGNGKSLAGAAAAAHPAEETVLEYVAPAGGTPAGGTQAQRLQREIRAARLKGYEGDMCAECGQFTMVRNGTCLKCDTCGATSGCS; the protein is encoded by the coding sequence TTGAAAATACAGCGGTATTTCACGCGGGACGGTGAGTCGCCGTACAGCCGCATTCCCTTTGCGAAACGATCCTCGCGGATCGTCAACCCCGACGGCTCGGTGGTCTTCGAGCTGAAGGATATCCACGTTCCGGAGGCGTGGTCGCAGGTGGCCGTGGATATTCTCGCCCAGAAGTATTTCCGCAAAGCCGGCGTCCCGCTCCGGGACGAGGACGGCCGGCCGGTTCTCGACGAGAAGGGGCAGCCGAAGACGGGCGGCGAGACCGATTCCCGCCAGGTGTTCCACCGCCTGGCCGGCTGCTGGCGGTACTGGGGAGAGCGCTACGGTTACTTTTCGGGGGAGGCCGATGCGCGGGCGTTCGCCGAGGAGCTGTCGTACATGCTGGCCGCGCAGATCGCGGCGCCGAATTCGCCGCAGTGGTTCAACACCGGTCTCAACTGGGCCTACAACATTACGGGCCCGGCCCAGGGGCACTACTATGTCGATGAAGAGACCCACACGCTGACCGAGACCAAGAGCGCCTACGAGCGCCCGCAGCCGCACGCCTGCTTCATCCAGTCGATCAACGACGATCTGGTGAATGAAGGGGGGATCATGGATCTGTGGGTGCGCGAGGCGCGTCTGTTCAAATACGGTTCGGGCACGGGCACGAATTTCTCGCGCCTCCGCTCGCTCGGCGAGCCGCTCTCCGGCGGCGGGTGCTCCTCGGGGCTCATGTCGTTTCTGAAGATCGGCGACCGGGCGGCCGGCGCCATCAAGTCCGGCGGCACCACGCGGCGGGCCGCCAAGATGGTCACCCTTAACCTCGACCACCCCGACATCCAGGCCTTCATCGCCTGGAAAGTCACCGAGGAGCAGAAGGTCGCGACCATGGTGGCGGGGTCGAGAATTATCCGCGACCAGCTCCGGGCGATCGCCCGGGCCGCTCGCGGGGCCGGTTCGAACGGCGCCGCCGCGTGCGAGACCGACCCCGAGAAGAACGCGGCGCTCAAAGAGGCGTTGCGCACCGCCCGCCGCTTCGCCGTGCCGCAGGCCTACATCAAGAAAGTCCTCGACCTGCTGCGGCAGGGGATCAGCGACATCGACTTCATCGAGCTCGACACCAACTGGGAGGGGGAGGCCTACGCCACGGTCTCCGGCCAGAACTCGAACAACTCGGTCCGCATCCCCAACCGCTTCTTCGAGAAACTCAAAGAAGGAGGGAACTGGGAGCTGATCCGGCGCACCGACAACCAGACGGCGCGCACCGTCCCGGCCGCCGAGCTCTGGGAGGAGATCTGCTACGCCGCGTGGTCGTGCGCCGACCCGGGGGTGCAGTTCGACACGACCATCAACGAGTGGCACACCTGCCCGGAAGACGGCCGGATCAACGCCTCCAATCCCTGCTCGGAGTACATGTTCCTGGACGACACCGCGTGCAACCTGGCCTCGATCAACCTCGTGAAATTCGTCCGGGATGACGGCTCGTTCGATATCGAGGGCTTTTTCCACGCCGTGCGGCTGTGGACGGTGGTGCTGGAGATATCGGTGCTCATGGCCTCGTACCCGTCGCGGCCGATCGCCCAGCGGAGCTATGAATTCCGCACGCTCGGCCTGGGCTACGCCAATCTCGGCACCCTGCTCATGCGGCTGGGCATCCCCTACGATTCGCCCGAGGCGTACACCTGGTGCGGGGTGATCACGGCCATGCTGACCGGGCAGGCCTATGTGACGTCGGCCGAGATGGCCCGGGAGCTCGGCCCCTTCCCCGGCTTCTGGCGCAACCGCGAGCATATGCTGCGGGTGATCCGCAACCACCGGCGGGCGGCCTACAACGCCGACAAGGCGGAGTACGAGGGTTTGACGATCAAGCCGATCGGCATCAACGGCACCTATGTGCCGGAGGAGCTGGTGCACGCGGCCCGCCGCGTCTGGGACCGGGCGCTGGAGATGGGCGAAACGCACGGCTACCGCAACGCCCAGGTGTCGGTGATCGCGCCGACCGGGACGATCGGCCTGGTCATGGACTGTGACACGACCGGGATCGAGCCGGATTTCGCGCTCGTGAAATTCAAGAAGTTGGCCGGCGGCGGCTATTTCAAGATCATCAACAACTCGGTCCCCATCGCCCTGCACCGGCTGGGCTACACGGAGCGCCAGATCGCCGACATCATCAATTACGCGACCGGCCACAAGACTCTCAAGGGGGCGCCCTTCATCAACCACGAGTCGCTCCAGGCCAAGGGGTTCGGTGACCGGGAGATCGAGAAAATCGAGGAGGGGCTGGGGGACGTATTCGACATCTCCTTTGCCTTCAACAAGCACACCCTGGGCGAGGATTTCCTGCGCGAGACGCTCAACCTGCCCCCCGAACACTACAACGACTTCAGCTTCAACCTGCTGCGCGACCTCGGCTTCACCCGCGAGCAGATCGACGCCGCCAACGAGTACTGTTGCGGCACGATGACGCTCGAGGGGGCGCCGCAACTCGACGAGAAACACCTCCCCATCTTCGACTGCGCCAACCGGTGCGGCAAGAAAGGGAAACGCTACATCAGCTTCGAGGCGCACATCCGGATGATGGCGGCCGCCCAGCCGTTCATCTCCGGCGCCATCTCCAAGACGATCAACATGCCGGCCGAGGCCGCCCTCGAGGACGTCAAGCGAGCCTACCGGCTGGCGTGGGAGACGATGAACAAGGCGATCGCGATTTACCGCGACGGCTCCAAACTCAGCCAGCCGCTCTCGGCCTCGCTGCTCGGGGAGGACGAGGAGGAGGAGGCGCCGCAACTGGCAGTGGAGATTCTCGCCGAGCAGGCGGCGCGCAAGCTGGTCTACCGCTACATCGCCAAGCGCCGCAAACTCCCCAACCGCCGCGCCGGGTACACGCAGAAAGCGGTGGTGGGCGGCCACAAGATCTACCTGCGCACGGGCGAGTACGCCGACGGGACGCTCGGCGAGATTTTTGTCGACATGCACCGCGAAGGGGCCGCCTTCCGCTCCCTCATGAACAGCTTCGCTATCGCCGTCTCCCTCGGGCTGCAGCACGGCGTGCCGCTCGAGGAGTTCGTCGAAGCCTTCCTCTTCTCGCGGTTCGAACCCAACGGGTTCGTGCGCGGCAACCACGCGATCAAGCGCGCCACCTCGATCATCGACTATATTTTCCGCGAACTGGCCATCACCTATCTCGGGCGCACCGACCTCGCCCAGGTATCCGACGACGATCTTCGCCACGATGCGATCGGCGTGCCGGCCGACGAGACCGCCGAGTTCATCGAGGAGAAGGCGGTCGACTACGGGGCGAGCGGCTCGCGCAAGTCGGACGACATCCACTCCGACCACATAGAGATCGATCTCGGCGGCAACGGCCACGGGAACGGCAATGGCCACAAGCCGGACAATCACAGCGCAACCGGAGGGAACGGCAATGGTAAATCGCTGGCGGGTGCGGCTGCAGCGGCGCACCCAGCAGAAGAGACGGTGCTTGAGTATGTCGCCCCGGCAGGTGGAACGCCTGCGGGGGGAACCCAGGCCCAGAGACTTCAGCGCGAAATCCGCGCAGCGCGCCTTAAGGGTTACGAAGGCGATATGTGCGCTGAGTGCGGCCAGTTCACCATGGTCCGCAACGGCACCTGTCTCAAGTGCGATACCTGCGGCGCCACGAGCGGCTGCTCCTGA
- a CDS encoding GYD domain-containing protein, which yields MKTYVVVSKISQHGPSLVEVAAKMQSLDASGRQWIQDVQQHCPEVRFLAHYALLGPYDFLDIYEAPDEESAAKVSLLASADRMFTVESWTAIPDKRLAEVLRALRRRRTDGDPKTA from the coding sequence ATGAAGACCTATGTCGTGGTGTCGAAGATTTCCCAGCACGGGCCGAGCCTGGTGGAAGTCGCCGCCAAGATGCAGTCGCTGGATGCGTCGGGGCGCCAATGGATACAGGATGTCCAGCAGCACTGCCCCGAGGTCCGTTTCCTCGCCCACTACGCTCTCCTCGGACCGTACGATTTCCTTGATATTTACGAGGCGCCCGACGAGGAGAGCGCGGCGAAGGTGTCGCTGCTGGCCAGCGCCGACCGCATGTTCACGGTGGAAAGCTGGACGGCCATCCCGGACAAGCGCCTGGCCGAGGTGCTCAGAGCGCTCCGCCGGCGGCGGACGGACGGGGATCCGAAAACCGCCTGA
- a CDS encoding sodium-dependent transporter, with protein MARERWGTKIGLILAMAGNAVGLGNFLRFPVQAAENGGGAFMIPYFVALVLLGIPLMWVEWGMGRYGGRFGHGATPGQFHAMWQHPISKYLGALGLFLSLATMIFYVYVESWSLGFSFFSITKSYFGMESFDSMRHFLSSYQGVTEGFFTSIWPAYLILLLTLAINFYVVYHGIAKGIERLALIAMPALILFAIILVVRVVTLGTPDPVAHPDWNVESGFAFIWNPDLSQLGSAKVWLAAAGQIFFTLSLGSGLIQTYSSYVRENDDIALGGLTTASINEGVEVVLGASIAIPIAAAFFGIAVTQEIAARGAYDLGFVSLPIIFTKIPAGSIFGCLWFLLLFFAGITSSVAMAQPLIAFLKEEFRFSHRKAVAVLAALVLIPIHFVVFFLGKGYLDEMDYWVGTFGLVVFALIETIVFAWVFGMDKGWAEITRGAEVRVPRIFYYVIKYVTPVYLLVIMIYWIVLDAVPTLLMRGGNPENVPYRWLSRAVMLLLFVVMIYLVRRAWRRNDVVKSFERPDEEAAV; from the coding sequence ATGGCACGAGAGCGCTGGGGAACCAAAATCGGACTCATCCTGGCCATGGCCGGTAACGCGGTCGGCCTGGGCAATTTCCTGCGTTTCCCCGTCCAGGCGGCGGAGAACGGCGGGGGGGCGTTCATGATCCCCTACTTCGTCGCCCTCGTCCTGCTGGGCATTCCCCTCATGTGGGTGGAGTGGGGCATGGGGCGCTACGGCGGCCGGTTCGGGCACGGCGCGACCCCCGGCCAGTTCCACGCCATGTGGCAGCACCCGATCTCCAAGTACCTCGGCGCCCTCGGCCTGTTCCTCTCGCTGGCCACGATGATCTTCTACGTGTACGTCGAATCGTGGTCGCTCGGGTTCAGTTTCTTCTCGATCACCAAGTCGTACTTCGGCATGGAGTCGTTCGACTCGATGCGCCACTTCCTGTCGAGCTACCAAGGGGTGACGGAAGGGTTCTTTACGAGCATCTGGCCCGCCTACCTGATCCTTCTGCTCACCCTGGCGATCAACTTCTACGTCGTCTACCACGGGATCGCCAAGGGGATCGAGCGGCTGGCCTTGATCGCAATGCCGGCCCTGATTCTCTTCGCGATCATCCTGGTCGTCCGCGTCGTCACTCTCGGGACACCCGACCCGGTGGCGCACCCGGACTGGAACGTCGAATCCGGCTTCGCCTTTATCTGGAATCCCGATCTCTCGCAGCTCGGCTCGGCCAAGGTCTGGCTCGCCGCCGCCGGGCAGATTTTCTTCACCCTGAGCCTCGGCTCGGGGCTCATCCAGACGTACTCGAGCTATGTGCGCGAGAATGACGACATCGCGCTCGGCGGTCTCACGACCGCGTCCATCAACGAAGGGGTGGAGGTGGTGCTCGGCGCGAGCATCGCCATCCCCATTGCGGCCGCCTTCTTCGGCATCGCCGTCACCCAGGAGATCGCGGCCCGGGGCGCCTACGATCTCGGTTTCGTCTCGCTGCCGATCATCTTCACCAAAATCCCGGCCGGATCGATCTTCGGCTGCCTCTGGTTCCTCCTGCTCTTCTTTGCCGGCATCACCTCGTCGGTGGCGATGGCCCAGCCGCTCATCGCCTTCCTCAAGGAGGAATTCCGATTCAGTCACCGCAAGGCGGTGGCGGTGCTGGCCGCCCTCGTGCTCATCCCGATTCACTTCGTCGTCTTCTTCCTCGGCAAGGGCTACCTGGACGAGATGGACTATTGGGTGGGGACGTTCGGACTGGTCGTGTTCGCCCTCATCGAGACGATCGTATTCGCCTGGGTTTTCGGGATGGACAAAGGCTGGGCGGAAATCACGCGCGGCGCGGAGGTCCGCGTTCCCCGCATCTTCTACTACGTGATCAAGTACGTCACGCCCGTCTACCTGCTGGTCATCATGATATACTGGATCGTCCTCGACGCCGTCCCGACCCTGCTCATGCGCGGCGGCAATCCGGAGAACGTCCCCTACCGGTGGCTGTCCCGCGCGGTCATGCTGCTGCTGTTTGTCGTGATGATCTATCTCGTGCGCCGGGCCTGGCGGCGGAACGACGTGGTCAAATCCTTTGAACGGCCTGATGAGGAGGCCGCGGTATGA
- a CDS encoding sigma-70 family RNA polymerase sigma factor — translation MSEDVAAAMRRLSDGAFGLIRRMVRDREEALDLTQDVLVRVLSRRRPDSPADLKAYAMRAAYRAALNALRDRKRHARIHDRLAAEQRSRPDNPDAIETAERKRMIAEALGELPPKQREAISYRFFGELAVAEIAAAMGISEGAVKVHLFRGLANLNAQLADKMKEMSI, via the coding sequence GTGAGCGAGGATGTTGCCGCGGCCATGCGCCGGCTCTCCGACGGCGCTTTCGGCCTGATCCGCCGCATGGTGCGGGACCGCGAGGAGGCTCTGGACCTCACGCAGGATGTCCTCGTGCGGGTGCTGAGCCGCCGGCGGCCGGACAGCCCGGCCGATCTGAAGGCCTATGCCATGCGGGCCGCCTACCGCGCGGCGCTCAATGCTCTGCGCGACCGGAAACGGCACGCGCGGATCCACGACCGTCTGGCCGCGGAGCAGCGCAGCCGCCCGGACAACCCTGACGCAATCGAGACGGCGGAGCGGAAACGCATGATCGCGGAGGCGCTCGGCGAATTGCCGCCCAAACAGCGCGAGGCGATCAGCTACCGCTTTTTCGGCGAGCTCGCCGTGGCCGAAATCGCGGCCGCCATGGGCATCTCCGAGGGAGCGGTCAAGGTCCACCTGTTTCGGGGTCTGGCAAACCTCAACGCGCAACTGGCCGACAAGATGAAGGAGATGAGCATATGA
- a CDS encoding zf-HC2 domain-containing protein — MTCRECRDLLPALVLGEVSESDRPAVMNHLAACAACRSEFECLQSICSALTSDGEGGLSELERLRLENTVWRRLATPESAASGGGRFARYALRVAAALVLFGLGYFVRPHLGGAPAPAQPVASDRLEATLAALDRRELTRDMRFSATGFKVIAHGRKAVIEKLESASLDRPRLP, encoded by the coding sequence ATGACCTGCCGGGAATGCCGGGACCTGCTCCCGGCGCTGGTGCTGGGCGAAGTTTCCGAAAGCGACCGCCCGGCCGTGATGAACCATCTGGCCGCCTGCGCCGCCTGCCGCTCCGAGTTCGAATGCCTGCAGAGCATCTGCTCCGCGCTGACCTCCGATGGGGAGGGCGGCCTGAGCGAACTGGAGCGGCTCCGCCTGGAGAACACCGTGTGGCGCAGGCTGGCCACCCCGGAGTCGGCCGCCTCGGGAGGGGGGCGGTTTGCCCGCTACGCCCTTCGGGTGGCGGCGGCGCTGGTTTTGTTCGGGCTTGGATACTTCGTGCGCCCGCACCTCGGGGGGGCGCCGGCCCCCGCGCAACCGGTTGCGAGTGATCGCCTTGAGGCCACGCTGGCGGCCCTGGACCGACGCGAACTGACCCGGGATATGCGCTTCTCGGCGACCGGATTCAAAGTGATCGCGCACGGCCGTAAGGCGGTAATCGAGAAACTCGAGAGCGCCTCGCTGGACCGCCCGCGCCTTCCCTGA
- a CDS encoding TIGR03960 family B12-binding radical SAM protein, with protein MKRLLEERFFPYVVKPGRYAGGEPGSLVKAHEGRLRYLLAFPDKYEIGHSYLGLQTLYHVVNQDDRFVGERVFAPDRDAEEIMRKHGIPLFSLESRTPAAAFDAIGFTLSYELVYTTVLQMIDLAGLPLRAAERTDEQPLILAGGPAAYNPEPMAPFVDLFFIGDGEEGLPQMLAILHQMRGATRAEKLARLVREVESVYVPRFYDDRRRPLVDFAPAEIAARVVPALKPSYYPPQPVVPLIETVHQHLSVEIMRGCPRGCRFCEAGTIYKPVRLRPPHEILAQVETQERHVGADSVSLLSLSTSDYPDIDDLARKVARLLEPMRAAVSVPSLRPGSITPELLDTLKLVRKAGLTIAPEAGTERLRAFIRKDIPDAAVYDSAEIAFSKGVTTLKLYFMIGLPTETEEDLLAIARMIERVFDLSRNYPGKRTVNVTLSPFVAEPHTAFQWDATATPAEIDEKLKFIKRHVRSRHVNFKHGSAEEAVLKALLSRGGREMADVIEAVYRAGGRFDGWAEDFNPQRWFDLCRSRGIEIEERLRSVPFSADLPWSHIRKGPSLAHLQEERHRTSTQLREYVPRFRGETAAPLPEPELQFGRGKKKVATRATAAPTRNRLRIRWGKTERLRFMSHLDNLRLIERTIRRSRIPIAYSQGFHPTMKLSFGPPLPLGFTSEAEYFDLTLETNFMPYLLDKVRAAMVEGMAMYEAGVVLGKAPSLSSQLNRVEYTLVLDDDADLAAVRPRAEELLGKARVEIERTGKNGPTAVDIRPAVYAITVADRTVEMVLGVGEGGYVRPDEVLGELFTAERAKALAHRLHRRAAYRIDEAGQRIDPMQL; from the coding sequence ATGAAGAGGCTCCTCGAAGAGAGATTTTTCCCCTACGTGGTCAAACCGGGGCGGTACGCCGGCGGGGAACCCGGCTCGCTTGTCAAGGCGCACGAGGGCCGCCTGCGGTACCTGCTCGCGTTTCCCGACAAATACGAAATCGGGCACTCCTACCTCGGGCTTCAGACGCTCTACCACGTGGTCAACCAGGACGACCGGTTTGTGGGGGAGCGCGTCTTCGCCCCCGACCGCGACGCCGAGGAGATCATGCGGAAGCATGGAATTCCGCTGTTTTCGCTTGAGTCGCGCACGCCGGCGGCCGCTTTCGACGCCATCGGCTTCACCCTCAGCTACGAGCTGGTCTACACGACCGTCCTGCAGATGATCGATCTGGCCGGCCTGCCGCTGCGGGCGGCCGAACGCACCGACGAGCAGCCGCTGATTCTGGCGGGCGGTCCGGCCGCCTACAACCCGGAACCGATGGCCCCGTTTGTCGATCTGTTTTTCATCGGCGACGGCGAGGAGGGTCTCCCCCAGATGCTGGCGATTCTCCACCAGATGCGCGGGGCTACCCGGGCGGAGAAGCTGGCTCGGCTCGTGAGAGAGGTGGAGTCGGTGTACGTGCCGCGCTTTTATGATGACCGGCGCCGACCCCTCGTCGACTTCGCGCCCGCGGAGATCGCCGCACGCGTCGTCCCTGCTCTCAAACCCTCGTACTATCCCCCGCAGCCAGTGGTCCCGCTGATCGAGACGGTGCACCAGCACCTGAGCGTGGAGATCATGCGCGGCTGTCCGCGCGGCTGCCGGTTCTGCGAAGCAGGGACGATCTACAAGCCGGTGCGGCTGCGCCCCCCGCACGAGATCCTCGCGCAGGTGGAGACGCAGGAGCGCCACGTCGGCGCCGATTCCGTTTCTCTCCTCTCGCTGTCGACCTCCGATTATCCCGACATCGACGACCTGGCGCGGAAGGTCGCCCGCCTGCTCGAGCCGATGCGGGCCGCGGTGAGCGTCCCCTCGCTCCGTCCCGGCAGCATCACGCCGGAGTTGCTCGACACGCTCAAGCTCGTGCGCAAGGCGGGGCTGACGATCGCCCCCGAGGCCGGCACCGAGCGCCTGCGCGCGTTCATTCGCAAGGATATCCCGGACGCCGCCGTCTACGACAGCGCCGAGATCGCATTCAGCAAAGGCGTGACGACGCTCAAGCTGTATTTCATGATCGGCCTGCCGACCGAGACGGAGGAGGATCTGCTGGCTATCGCCCGCATGATCGAGCGGGTGTTCGACCTCAGCCGCAACTACCCGGGCAAGCGCACGGTCAACGTGACCCTCTCGCCCTTCGTCGCCGAACCGCACACGGCCTTCCAGTGGGACGCTACAGCGACCCCGGCCGAGATCGACGAGAAATTGAAATTCATCAAGCGCCACGTCCGCAGCCGCCACGTCAATTTCAAGCACGGTTCGGCCGAGGAAGCCGTGCTCAAGGCGCTGCTCTCCCGGGGCGGGCGCGAGATGGCCGACGTCATCGAGGCCGTCTACCGGGCGGGCGGGCGGTTCGACGGCTGGGCGGAGGATTTCAATCCGCAGCGCTGGTTCGACCTCTGCCGCAGCCGGGGCATCGAGATCGAGGAACGCCTCCGCTCCGTCCCCTTCTCCGCCGACCTCCCCTGGTCGCACATCCGCAAGGGGCCGTCGCTCGCCCACCTTCAGGAGGAACGGCACCGCACCTCGACGCAGTTGCGGGAGTACGTCCCCAGATTCCGCGGCGAGACCGCCGCGCCGCTGCCGGAACCGGAGCTCCAATTCGGGCGGGGGAAGAAGAAAGTGGCGACGCGCGCGACCGCGGCCCCCACCCGCAACCGCCTCCGCATCCGGTGGGGAAAGACGGAGCGCCTGCGCTTCATGTCGCACCTGGACAACCTCCGCCTCATCGAGCGGACCATCCGCCGCAGCCGCATCCCGATCGCCTACAGCCAGGGATTCCACCCGACAATGAAGCTGTCGTTCGGCCCGCCGCTCCCGCTCGGGTTCACCTCGGAGGCGGAGTATTTCGACCTCACCCTCGAGACCAATTTCATGCCCTACCTGCTCGACAAGGTGCGGGCGGCGATGGTGGAGGGGATGGCGATGTACGAGGCGGGCGTGGTGCTCGGCAAGGCGCCCTCGCTGTCGTCCCAGCTCAACCGCGTGGAGTACACGCTGGTGCTGGACGACGACGCCGACCTCGCGGCCGTCCGGCCGCGGGCCGAGGAGCTGCTGGGCAAAGCCCGCGTGGAGATAGAACGCACCGGCAAGAATGGGCCGACGGCGGTCGACATCCGGCCGGCCGTGTACGCGATCACGGTCGCCGACCGCACGGTCGAGATGGTGCTCGGCGTGGGCGAGGGCGGATATGTCCGCCCCGACGAAGTGCTGGGAGAGCTCTTCACGGCGGAGCGGGCGAAAGCGCTCGCGCACCGCCTCCACCGGCGGGCCGCGTACCGGATCGATGAGGCCGGGCAGCGGATCGACCCCATGCAGTTGTAG